One window from the genome of Mycolicibacterium gadium encodes:
- a CDS encoding Ntn hydrolase family protein yields MTVVLALRCADGLVMASDSQITDPVRAVSYPAQKLHALGKHAAWGGSGSRAVLFDLERIFDAEADAIVEAPDVGHALQQRVVPVLEQHYSSFIAEVPGGKPGATPSTYMLAAGYSDGKPFIVDIDPHGLIGHHEETGFQAVGSGSPMAQQAYALLAHFQMSKRSVDYGVVAALRVLDTLDTSSPSIGGPMDICRITPDGARHFEEDEVGQVRERVAKWIDLEQKAIDELFE; encoded by the coding sequence GTGACGGTCGTTCTCGCATTGCGGTGTGCCGACGGATTGGTGATGGCGTCGGACTCGCAAATCACCGATCCGGTGCGCGCAGTGAGCTATCCAGCCCAGAAGCTGCACGCACTCGGCAAGCACGCCGCGTGGGGTGGGAGCGGGTCTCGGGCCGTGCTGTTCGACCTCGAGCGAATCTTCGATGCCGAGGCGGACGCGATCGTCGAAGCGCCCGACGTCGGCCACGCTCTCCAGCAACGCGTGGTGCCCGTGCTCGAACAGCACTACAGCAGCTTCATCGCCGAGGTTCCCGGCGGGAAGCCCGGTGCGACCCCGTCGACGTACATGTTGGCCGCGGGTTACTCCGACGGAAAGCCGTTCATCGTCGACATCGATCCGCACGGCTTGATCGGACACCACGAAGAAACCGGCTTTCAAGCAGTCGGCAGTGGCTCGCCGATGGCCCAGCAGGCCTACGCGCTGCTGGCACATTTCCAGATGTCCAAGCGCAGTGTCGACTACGGCGTCGTGGCGGCCCTGCGGGTACTCGACACACTGGACACGTCGTCGCCGAGCATCGGTGGTCCGATGGACATCTGCCGGATCACACCCGATGGGGCCCGGCACTTCGAGGAAGACGAGGTCGGGCAGGTCCGCGAGCGGGTCGCCAAATGGATTGACTTGGAGCAGAAGGCAATCGACGAACTCTTCGAGTGA
- a CDS encoding TetR/AcrR family transcriptional regulator, translating to MARPPDLERRQELLDAVVAEFAARGIGDRSLRDVAAAVGTSHRMLLHHFGSRNELLLAIVGEVERRQMSMMSHLPTEPADAIGAMWANLRRTELRPFERLFFECYARGAQGEAPFSAMLPGAVDDWLTDDAAQSVDPAMMRLGLAVARGLLLDLVATDDRDRVDAAVAAFVALVRRAGV from the coding sequence ATGGCCCGGCCTCCTGACCTCGAGCGCCGCCAAGAACTGCTCGACGCGGTGGTCGCGGAATTCGCCGCGCGCGGGATCGGTGACCGGTCCTTGCGCGACGTTGCGGCGGCGGTCGGGACGAGCCATCGGATGCTGTTACACCACTTCGGCTCCCGCAATGAACTGCTGCTCGCGATAGTCGGGGAGGTTGAACGTCGCCAGATGTCGATGATGAGTCACCTGCCCACCGAACCAGCCGACGCGATCGGCGCGATGTGGGCCAACCTGCGTAGGACTGAACTGCGCCCTTTCGAGCGCCTGTTCTTCGAGTGCTACGCGCGCGGCGCACAGGGCGAGGCGCCGTTCTCAGCAATGCTGCCCGGCGCAGTGGACGACTGGCTGACCGACGACGCCGCCCAGTCGGTCGATCCCGCGATGATGCGTCTGGGGCTGGCCGTCGCGCGGGGGTTGTTGCTTGATCTGGTCGCCACCGACGACCGCGACCGCGTCGATGCGGCTGTTGCGGCGTTTGTCGCTCTGGTGCGTCGAGCAGGTGTTTAG
- a CDS encoding SRPBCC family protein translates to MITEDGVEIDAPATVVWDVFSDVERWPEWTASVTSLVALDGPGISVGKRFEIKQPRMPKLVWEVADVEPGKSWTWVQRSPGGLTKASHDIEGLADGRTRVRQQIDQGGPIGALVGLLMRRLTRRYLELEAAGLKARSEQSYHLDGPAS, encoded by the coding sequence ATGATTACCGAAGATGGCGTCGAGATCGACGCACCGGCCACAGTCGTGTGGGATGTCTTCAGCGACGTCGAACGCTGGCCCGAATGGACGGCCTCGGTCACCAGCCTGGTCGCGCTCGATGGGCCCGGCATTTCGGTGGGCAAACGATTCGAGATCAAGCAGCCGCGCATGCCGAAGCTCGTCTGGGAGGTCGCCGACGTCGAACCGGGCAAGTCATGGACGTGGGTCCAACGTTCGCCCGGTGGGCTGACCAAGGCGAGCCATGACATCGAGGGTCTCGCCGACGGCCGTACCCGAGTACGTCAGCAGATCGACCAGGGCGGACCGATTGGGGCGCTGGTCGGCCTGCTCATGCGCCGACTGACGCGGAGATACCTCGAGTTGGAGGCCGCAGGCCTGAAAGCGCGAAGCGAGCAGTCGTACCACCTCGATGGCCCGGCCTCCTGA